GCGTACATGTCGAGAATTGTTATATCGAGGGAACCACCGACTTCATTTTCGGCCCTTCGATCGTGCTGTTCGAGTGTTCGACGATCCATTGCAAGGCCGACAGTTTCATCACGGCCGCTTCGACCACCGAGCGCAACGAATACGGATTCGTCTTCTCCTGCTGCCGTGTGACGGCGGCCGAAGGGGTGACGCGGGTTTACCTCGGGCGTCCGTGGAAATCGACGGCCCGCACCGTGTGGCTGGAGTGCGAATTTCCCGCGGCGATCCGTCCCGAGGGGTGGCGCGACTGGCACGACGCGGCCCGTAAAGGCGATGTGTACTATGCCGAATGGCGTTGCGAAGGACCCGGCGCCGACCGTTCGGGCCGCGTGGCGTGGTCGCGGGAGCTGACCGATGCCGAGGCCGACGTTTACGACAACCGGTGCATTTTTGCCAAAAAGACCGGCTCCGAGCAGTTCCGCGACGACTGGGATGGCTTCGCGGAATAGACGGTCCGGAAGGTCTCGTTTTTACGGTTTCGCCCCCGCCGGAAGCATCTCCGGCGGGGGCGGTTTCCTTTTCGGAGGCTTGTCCGGCGCTCGTTCCGTGCCGGCGGGCGGTTGTCCGGGTCCTATGCGATCTTGTCGTAGATGGTTTTCAGCCGGCGGGTCATAAAGAACTGGATCACTCCGCGCAGGAACATGTAGAGCGTGAAGGCCAGCCATAGGGCATTGTTGCCGATCAGCGGGTAGCAGGCGTAGTAAATGGCGAAATAGGCCGCCGTGGCCCAGAACATCGAGTCGCGCATGACGCGCGTTTCGGTGGCTCCGACCATGATGCCGTCCATGATGAAGGGCATGGCCGAGGCGATCGGGATGAGGATGATCCAGACGATGTAGCGTCCCGCCAGCTCCTCGATCACCCCGGCGTTGGGTGCCGAGTGGTCTACGAACACGCCCACCAGGTCGCGCCACCAGACGAGATAAATCCCCACGAAGACCACCGATACGAGCGTTCCCCAGGCGATGCACCTCCGCAGGCAGTCGCGCAGCGACACGCTGTCGCGCGCGCCGATGAAGCGTCCCGTGAGCGCCTCGGCGGCGTAGGCGAAGCCGTCGTTCATGTAGGAAAAGAGCGTGAAGAGTTGCAGCAGCAGGGTGTTCACGGCCAGCAGCGCGGGGTCGTCCATGCGTGCCGACGCCCCGGTGAAGAAGGTGTAGACCGCGACGATGCAGAACGTGCGCAGGATGATGTCGCGGTTGATGATGAAGAACGTCTTCAGCGGTTTGAGGTCCAGCACCTCCGACCAGTCGATCCCGGTGAGGATCGGACGGTATTTGGCGGCGAGCAGCAGCGCCGAGAGCGCCACGCCGGTCCATTGGGCGATCACCGAGGCGTAGGCGATGCCCACGATGCCCATATCCATCCCGAAGGCGAACCAGAGGCTGCAAAGGATGTGCACGATGTTGACCGTGACGGCCGTCAGCATGGGGAATATGGCGTTCTGCATCCCCGTGAACCAGCCGTTGAACCCGAAGAGCACGATGCCCGCCGGCACGGCCCAGATGCGGGCGTAAAAGTAGTCGCGGGTCATTTCGCTGCCGTTCATGGCCCAGAGGGCCAGTTCTCCCACGGGGTATTGGAGCAGGATCATCAGCACACCCATCACCGCCGACACCGACAGCGCGCGGGCCAGCATGTTGGTGCACTCGCGGAAGTCGCCCGCGCCGAACGCCTGGGCCGTCAGCCCGCTGGTTCCCATGCGCACGAACGAGCAGTTCCAGTAAATGAAGTTGAAGATCGAGACGCCGATGGCCAGCGCGCCGATCGTGGCGGCGGAGTCGGCTCCCCAGTGTCCGGCGATGGCGGTCGATACGATGCCCATGAGCGGCACGGTGATGTTCGAGACGATATTGGGGAGCGCAATGCGCAGTATTTCGCGGTTCATGTTCATAACGGATGCAAAGATAGCGTATTTGTGGTGTGTTTATTCGCAGACTACCCTAAATTGAAATAACATAGTTTCAGATCAATATTGATTTTCAGCAACCTTTTTTCGAAATTTGCAGGGACAATACCCCGGGAGCGTTGCGTATTGAAAAACATTTTCTATCTTTGTCTTGCTGTCCACACGGACGGCGACATATTTGGTAGAAGTGTTTCGCTTTTATTCTTGAATGGAAATCTGGAAAATTTCTCGTGAACAGGAATAAGCAATACAAACACTCATTGCCGTGTATAGCTATATCATTCCCGATATACTATCCGGTGTGGGGTATTGTTTATTTGTTCACGGGTATTCCAGAACCTCCATTCAGATAAACGAACGGCTCCACGCTTTCTTTTTATGAATCTGCCGTACAGGAGCCGGGTGGCAATCTATATAACATGTTGCTATGAAAAAGATGCTGTTGGGAATGTGCCTGCTATTGTGCGCATGCAGCGAGAGCCCGGAGCAATCGGAAAAACCCGATGAAGTCATATCCATTATCGACCGGGGCGGGATTCCGGAGACAGTCCCCTCGCAGGGTGGAACTTATG
This Alistipes shahii WAL 8301 DNA region includes the following protein-coding sequences:
- a CDS encoding MATE family efflux transporter, translating into MNMNREILRIALPNIVSNITVPLMGIVSTAIAGHWGADSAATIGALAIGVSIFNFIYWNCSFVRMGTSGLTAQAFGAGDFRECTNMLARALSVSAVMGVLMILLQYPVGELALWAMNGSEMTRDYFYARIWAVPAGIVLFGFNGWFTGMQNAIFPMLTAVTVNIVHILCSLWFAFGMDMGIVGIAYASVIAQWTGVALSALLLAAKYRPILTGIDWSEVLDLKPLKTFFIINRDIILRTFCIVAVYTFFTGASARMDDPALLAVNTLLLQLFTLFSYMNDGFAYAAEALTGRFIGARDSVSLRDCLRRCIAWGTLVSVVFVGIYLVWWRDLVGVFVDHSAPNAGVIEELAGRYIVWIILIPIASAMPFIMDGIMVGATETRVMRDSMFWATAAYFAIYYACYPLIGNNALWLAFTLYMFLRGVIQFFMTRRLKTIYDKIA